The genomic interval CGTTTATGGGCTTGTTGTAGATGTTCAGCGGAGTGTCGATTTGTTGAATCCAGCCGTCTTTCATCACCACGATGCGGTCTGCCATGGTCATGGCTTCCACCTGGTCGTGAGTTACATAAATCATGGTGTTTTCCAGCTTGCGCTGCAGCTTTACAATCTCGGAGCGCATGGCCACGCGCAGTTTGGCATCCAGGTTCGAGAGCGGTTCGTCGAACAGGAAAACCTTGGGATTGCGCACGATTGCCCTGCCCAGTGCGACGCGCTGACGCTGTCCGCCGGAAAGCTGGGCTGGTTTGCGTTTCAGCATGTCTTCAATGCCCAAAAGCTCTGCCGAGTGCTGCACTTTTTCGCGGATGGTTTTTTTGTCTTCACGCCGCAATTTCAGCGCGAAAGCCATGTTATCAAAAACCGTCATGTGCGGATAGAGCGCGTAGTTTTGAAAGACCATGGCGATGTCGCGGTCTTTGGGTGGAACGTTGTTTACCAGGGTGTCTCCAATCCAAATGTCACCGCTGGAGATTTCTTCCAAACCCGCAATCATGCGCAAAACCGTGCTTTTGCCGCAGCCCGAAGGCCCAACCAGCACCACAAATTCCTTGTCTTCCGCCTCAAAATTGGCATCTTTTACGGCATGAACGCCGTTGTCATAAAACTTATTAAGGTCTTTAACCACGATTTTGGCCATTTGTAAACTCCTTCTGGGCAGAAAAAAATGCAGGGCGCAAAGCTGTCAAGCAGGAAATGCCTCTTCCATAAGTGAAAACTGGATCTGAATATGTCAAAACCAGATGTGATGCCAAAAAAGGGTGGTTTCAACCAGTTTTTCCTTGACAAAAAAAAGAGAACTTAAAAACTTAGTTGAAGAGTGTATAAATAAATCCCGAAAGCGGCGAGGCGTTTTTGTGAATAGCGGGTATTGGCATCGCCGGTTCAGATATGGGATTCATATCC from Candidatus Cloacimonadota bacterium carries:
- the ugpC gene encoding sn-glycerol-3-phosphate ABC transporter ATP-binding protein UgpC — encoded protein: MAKIVVKDLNKFYDNGVHAVKDANFEAEDKEFVVLVGPSGCGKSTVLRMIAGLEEISSGDIWIGDTLVNNVPPKDRDIAMVFQNYALYPHMTVFDNMAFALKLRREDKKTIREKVQHSAELLGIEDMLKRKPAQLSGGQRQRVALGRAIVRNPKVFLFDEPLSNLDAKLRVAMRSEIVKLQRKLENTMIYVTHDQVEAMTMADRIVVMKDGWIQQIDTPLNIYNKPINVFVAGFIGSPAINMVKGRVENINGELSFDCGDFVAPIFPEHREALKAQQGKEVIMGIRPEDIYDARYDSMADFPQTVQTKCELVEPLGSEYHVVLSTKTHEFTARFDPKELPQIDAPLTVSFNMAKAHFFDAESEERLA